A genome region from Fusarium musae strain F31 chromosome 5, whole genome shotgun sequence includes the following:
- a CDS encoding hypothetical protein (EggNog:ENOG41~BUSCO:EOG092606AD), translating to MDPTLLINDIVEHDTSTRKPVEFSDLPISSTGFPQHKRRWKTSAFKQKRAEAAGAIASAEHSEAGKLSQAPPSDVDFKTVERQRIDQENQQKIANMTPAEIAQAQEDIMNGLNPALIQRLLSRANIEEPTGPSPFDAPKPEKQEKTQDPPPTIKVEDTATNEALESTPATAPHARKASIESASQSSPPVSQVRSSKKVSDHCDEDKAPAQIPPDLFPITDQPKSVHFPVPPALADLDPSDPNFLESLHKKYFPNLPADPSKLAWMAPIPTEDSPADKDSSYYPHPEIAVNALRFDFQGRFLSPRVSRSIPSSKGLHHHGDAPEAAGYTVAELAHLARSAVPAQRCMAFQTLGRILYRLGLGEWGKSEDHPIAMGIWAAIKKGRVLDSLTEAAMTEGGHRGSRVYATEALWLFEKGGWKEKFKGR from the coding sequence ATGGATCCGACACTTTTGATCAACGACATCGTCGAGCACGATACTTCCACGAGGAAGCCTGTTGAGTTTAGCGACCTGCCTATATCCTCTACCGGCTTTCCCCAACAtaaaagaagatggaagaccTCCGCTTTCAAGCAGAAGCGCGCCGAAGCGGCCGGAGCAATAGCATCTGCCGAACATTCTGAGGCCGGAAAACTATCTCAAGCTCCCCCTTCAGATGTAGACTTCAAGACTGTTGAGAGACAACGCATAGACCAGGAGAACCAGCAGAAGATTGCAAACATGACACCCGCCGAGATTgctcaagcccaagaagataTCATGAACGGCTTGAACCCAGCTCTCATTCAAAGATTGCTATCGCGGGCCAATATCGAGGAGCCTACTGGTCCCTCGCCTTTTGACGCACCAAAACCagagaaacaagaaaaaacACAAGACCCACCCCCTACGATTAAGGTCGAAGACACTGCCACGAACGAAGCACTGGAGAGCACCCCAGCGACTGCGCCGCACGCTCGCAAGGCCTCAATAGAATCGGCATCGCAAAGTTCTCCTCCAGTTTCCCAAGTACGTTCATCGAAAAAGGTATCGGATCACTGCGATGAGGACAAAGCCCCGGCGCAAATACCACCCGATCTATTTCCTATTACCGACCAACCCAAGTCGGTTCATTTTCCTGTACCGCCAGCTTTGGCCGATCTCGACCCTTCCGACCCGAATTTCTTAGAATCGCTGCACAAGAAATATTTTCCTAATCTACCCGCCGACCCTAGCAAGCTCGCATGGATGGCACCCATTCCTACCGAGGACAGTCCGGCTGACAAAGACTCTTCATACTACCCGCATCCTGAGATCGCTGTTAATGCTCTGCGCTTCGACTTCCAGGGCCGATTCTTATCACCAAGAGTCAGCCGATCCATTCCTTCTTCGAAGGGTTTACACCACCATGGCGACGCCCCCGAGGCTGCAGGATACACAGTTGCGGAGTTAGCTCATCTTGCCAGAAGTGCTGTTCCTGCGCAAAGATGTATGGCTTTCCAGACATTAGGGAGAATTCTCTATCGTCTTGGACTCGGTGAGTGGGGCAAGAGTGAGGATCACCCTATTGCTATGGGAATATGGGCAGCTATCAAGAAGGGAAGGGTTCTCGATAGCTTGACTGAGGCTGCTATGACTGAAGGCGGTCATCGAGGAAGCCGAGTCTACGCTACTGAGGCTTTATGGCTATTTGAGAAGGGTGGCTGGAAGGAGAAATTTAAGGGCAGATGA
- a CDS encoding hypothetical protein (EggNog:ENOG41~BUSCO:EOG0926142H), translating to MASPLQFAYRTQRDIGITDAAPVYQPLTGFKKPEGNLRCCTYSPCGRYFAWASPEAVTIIDPSTSQQVLSLPISNVYELGFSPRGTFVITWERPAKDENGDATKNLKVWRVVEEDVSGQDKQPLGRFVQKQQQGWNLQYTADEKYCARLVTNEVQFYESHDLVKVWNKLRVEGVTNFALAPGSQNHAVAVFVPERKGQPAAVKVFNVPLFTNPISQKTFFKGDKVQLKWNKLGSSLLVLAQTDVDRSGKSYYGETTLYLLSTTGAFDARVSLDKEGPIHDVSWSHNSREFGVVYGTMPPKATIFNHRAVATHSFPIAPRNTITFSPNGRFVLVAGFGNLAGQIDVYDLEKDFRKITTFESGNPSVCEWSPDSRYIMTATTSPRLRVDNGVKLWHVSGNLMYNEDMVELYNVVWRPQGPESIAPGDPLTPVPTPHASATAYLGSVKTPSKPAGAYRPPGARGLATPLHFKREDEGGAAHVVSNGLPNVGPNGFGRPRRAVPGADLADQAPTVRTVPGAEPLGDENSSKSKNKKKRNKKNPQGEGRPQGEPNGGASLAPPPHDRGHGSGHEGRSPERRNHRNRSQSRNNQARSRSNTHRNGHGHHAHSSQGAGGGAPDAAQNPNAKKIRSLQKKVRAIEDLEMRLAGGEKLEDTQLKKINTKSSVLKELDGLEKGN from the exons ATGGCGTCTCCGCTGCAGTTTGCCTACCGAACCCAGAGGGACATCGGCATCACCGACGCCGCGCCCGTCTATCAGCCTCTCACTGGGTTCAAGAAGCCTGAGGGCAACCTCCGGTGCTGTACCTACTCGCCATGTGGTCGCTACTTCGCTTGGGCCTCTCCCGAGGCTGTCACTATCATTGATCCCTCAACCTCCCAGCAGGTCCTGTCACTCCCGATCTCCAACGTCTACGAGCTCGGTTTCTCTCCTCGCGGTACTTTCGTCATTACCTGGGAACGCCCTGCCAAGGATGAGAACGGAGATGCCaccaagaacctcaaggtcTGGCGTgttgtggaggaggatgtctCTGGTCAGGACAAGCAGCCCCTAGGCCGCTTTgttcagaagcagcagcaaggcTGGAACCTTCAGTACACAGCTGATGAGAAGTACTGTGCTCGTCTCGTTACAAATGAAGTTCAGTTTTACGAGAGTCACGATCTCGTCAAGGTCTGGAACAAGCTCCGAGTCGAGGGTGTCACCAACTTTGCTCTTGCTCCTGGCAGCCAAAACCACGCCGTTGCCGTCTTTGTTCCCGAGCGCAAG GGTCAACCCGCTGCCGTCAAGGTCTTCAACGTCCCTCTTTTCACCAACCCAATCTCCCAAaagaccttcttcaaggGAGACAAGGTCCAGCTTAAGTGGAACAAGCTTGGCTCCAGCCTTCTGGTGCTGGCCCAAACCGATGTTGATCGCTCAGGCAAGAGTTACTATGGTGAGACCACGCTGTATCTGCTCAGCACCACCGGTGCTTTTGATGCCCGCGTGTCCCTGGATAAGGAGGGCCCCATTCATGATGTTTCTTGGTCACACAACTCGAGAGAGTTCGGTGTTGTGTATGGTACCATGCCTCCCAAggccaccatcttcaatcacCGGGCCGTTGCAACGCACTCGTTCCCGATTGCCCCTCGCAACACTATCACTTTCTCGCCAAACGGTCGCTTTGTTTTGGTGGCAGGCTTCGGCAACCTTGCTGGTCAGATCGATGTTTACGATCTGGAGAAGGATTTCCGCAAGATCACCACTTTTGAGAGCGGTAATCCCAGCGTCTGCGAATGGAGTCCTGATAGTCGCTACATCATGACTGCCACAACCTCCCCCCGACTCCGTGTTGACAACGGCGTCAAGTTGTGGCATGTTAGCGGCAATCTCATGTATAACGAGGATATGGTTGAGTTATACAATGTTGTGTGGCGACCTCAGGGTCCCGAGAGCATTGCTCCTGGTGATCCTTTGACCCCCGTTCCTACGCCTCATGCCTCGGCTACGGCCTACCTGGGCTCGGTCAAGACTCCCAGCAAGCCCGCTGGTGCTTACCGCCCTCCCGGCGCCCGTGGTCTGGCCACTCCTCTGCACTTCAAGCGTGAGGATGAGGGCGGTGCCGCCCACGTTGTGAGCAACGGACTACCCAACGTCGGCCCCAATGGTTTTGGTCGCCCTCGCCGCGCTGTGCCCGGTGCTGATTTGGCTGACCAAGCTCCCACGGTTAGGACCGTTCCTGGAGCTGAACCCTTGGGCGATGAAAACTCGTCCAAgtcgaagaacaagaagaagagaaacaagaAGAATCCCCAGGGTGAGGGCCGGCCCCAAGGCGAGCCTAACGGCGGAGCTAGCCTGGCGCCTCCTCCTCACGACCGAGGTCACGGCTCCGGCCACGAGGGTCGCAGCCCCGAGCGACGAAATCACCGCAACCGGAGCCAATCGCGTAACAATCAGGCCCGAAGCCGCAGTAACACTCACCGCAACGGCCATGGACACCATGCTCACTCAAGCCAGGGTGCCGGAGGTGGTGCTCCTGATGCTGCACAGAACCCTAACGCCAAGAAGATCCGCAGTCTCCAGA